Proteins encoded together in one Alphaproteobacteria bacterium window:
- a CDS encoding response regulator codes for MNTLLILEDDETLAQLFKAGFIRKGFVAYTAYNIEQASSLLEQYNFTHALLDLNIAGNSSLNFIETLKDKDDNIKIVMLTGYASINVAVSAIKNGALNFLTKPASVKEVLNAFLDGKQNEIESFTKTNLKKLEWENIQKILEKNNFNISKTATQLNMHRRTLQRKLQKNYHTK; via the coding sequence ATGAATACATTACTTATTTTAGAAGATGATGAAACTTTAGCCCAACTATTTAAAGCCGGCTTCATTCGAAAGGGTTTTGTTGCTTACACAGCATATAATATTGAACAAGCAAGTAGCTTGCTAGAGCAATATAATTTTACACATGCGCTCTTAGATTTAAATATTGCGGGTAATTCTTCACTAAATTTTATTGAAACTCTAAAAGACAAGGACGATAATATCAAAATAGTCATGCTAACTGGCTATGCTAGTATTAACGTTGCTGTTAGTGCTATTAAGAATGGTGCTCTTAATTTTTTAACAAAGCCAGCTTCCGTTAAAGAGGTTTTAAATGCATTTTTAGATGGCAAGCAAAATGAAATAGAGAGCTTTACTAAAACCAATCTAAAAAAACTTGAATGGGAAAATATTCAAAAAATATTGGAAAAGAATAATTTTAATATTAGCAAAACTGCCACGCAACTAAATATGCACCGCAGAACTCTACAAAGAAAACTACAGAAAAACTACCATACTAAATAA